In one window of Methanosarcina vacuolata Z-761 DNA:
- a CDS encoding DEAD/DEAH box helicase, with the protein MTISNETAVSMETVELEPLRKDKKKIFEDILKYLQNNQRGYIKVPTGWGKTFLSKHIMKKYYDEGKVVLFLVSRNNPLLSQTYYDRKKKRPLFPNSALLSSEHKVDRKELAETLRFFGKEKDKGFVLFASLQTVLGKQSSEIKNLILELADLAIVDEIHNFINNRGNDFLNELGDRTKILGMTATPFQGVVGNVKFVDEIAGDMREVYAKTLPECILDNELAPLKYTIAESSEDIFEIFDFERGLDELDKQDLFLDCSTPDKLKKVIRRTQLAKDVYDSLIKHKHAKTLVFCAPVRKRVYGVGAEGEEINAFHAKLTSSVFNGEISVPESEKDPEPILPLNFENYTPEGEFRDTVFISSELSKNEQSDILAAFREMGKPPYVLCTVGMLIEGFDFPGLEALVLLRPTLSMRLFEQQVGRVTRLSSVSGKQQGNIFEISDSIDSLYQRFGEGVFSGEKVDQVQMLQPEIRLEELFSEGDAARAIEEGKIEIKKVELGFQGKGKGKGNRKVAQFREIPVRLPPTSIRAKYFSRLLALTEEKDIGAFEREKRELMRATLRFRVREFRDAEELAELAGNINRLKREAYEDRRLGDVSRQHKPKVFGEVEWLLKLQALNSLKYNGGHLSMPEKNQILKALNFDPDFRKIDNLRLKCLKLGSAQKTIPELVKVLGFVSRLSSSETYQFLDKKKKEHWKREFLPAVYWGFCFIDDSPELKELFESTEWDRRVKNIIRQK; encoded by the coding sequence ATGACAATTTCAAATGAGACCGCAGTCAGTATGGAAACCGTCGAGCTTGAGCCCTTGAGAAAAGATAAAAAGAAAATTTTTGAGGATATTCTAAAATATCTCCAAAACAATCAGAGAGGCTACATCAAGGTTCCTACAGGCTGGGGTAAAACATTTCTTTCGAAACATATAATGAAGAAGTACTACGACGAAGGAAAAGTTGTGCTTTTCCTTGTCTCGAGAAATAATCCTCTTCTTAGCCAGACCTATTATGACAGGAAGAAAAAACGGCCCCTTTTTCCCAACAGCGCACTTCTCTCGTCCGAACATAAGGTGGACCGAAAAGAACTTGCTGAAACTTTGAGGTTTTTTGGGAAGGAAAAGGATAAAGGTTTTGTTCTTTTTGCCTCGCTTCAGACCGTACTTGGAAAACAGAGCTCTGAGATCAAGAACCTGATTCTTGAACTTGCCGACCTTGCAATAGTGGATGAGATCCACAATTTCATTAACAATCGAGGAAACGATTTTCTCAATGAATTGGGGGACAGGACAAAAATCCTGGGAATGACTGCAACTCCATTCCAGGGGGTTGTCGGGAATGTCAAGTTCGTGGATGAAATTGCAGGGGATATGAGGGAGGTATACGCAAAAACCCTTCCTGAATGCATCCTGGACAACGAACTTGCCCCCCTTAAGTACACGATTGCCGAGAGTTCTGAGGATATCTTTGAGATCTTTGATTTTGAAAGAGGGCTTGATGAACTTGATAAGCAGGACCTTTTCCTTGACTGCAGTACTCCTGACAAGTTGAAAAAGGTAATTCGAAGAACCCAGCTTGCAAAAGATGTGTACGATTCTCTGATAAAACACAAGCATGCAAAAACACTCGTCTTTTGCGCCCCTGTGAGGAAGCGTGTCTATGGCGTAGGGGCTGAAGGTGAGGAAATTAATGCTTTCCATGCAAAGCTTACCTCCTCGGTTTTCAATGGGGAAATTTCAGTTCCGGAATCCGAAAAGGATCCTGAGCCTATCCTGCCCTTAAATTTTGAGAATTATACTCCTGAAGGCGAGTTTCGGGATACGGTTTTTATAAGCTCGGAGCTGTCTAAAAATGAACAAAGTGACATTCTTGCAGCTTTCAGAGAAATGGGAAAGCCTCCGTATGTGCTGTGCACCGTAGGCATGCTGATTGAAGGTTTTGATTTCCCGGGACTTGAAGCCCTTGTTTTGCTGCGTCCTACCCTGAGTATGCGGCTCTTTGAACAGCAGGTCGGAAGGGTGACAAGGCTTTCTTCAGTCTCAGGAAAGCAACAGGGCAATATTTTTGAGATTTCGGATAGTATTGACTCTCTCTACCAGCGCTTTGGAGAAGGCGTTTTTTCCGGGGAAAAGGTTGACCAGGTGCAGATGCTCCAGCCTGAGATCCGCCTTGAAGAACTTTTCTCAGAGGGCGATGCAGCAAGAGCAATCGAGGAAGGAAAGATAGAGATTAAGAAAGTAGAACTTGGCTTTCAAGGAAAGGGAAAAGGGAAAGGAAACAGAAAAGTGGCTCAGTTTCGTGAAATCCCGGTAAGGCTTCCTCCGACGTCCATCAGAGCAAAGTATTTTTCGCGTCTGCTCGCACTGACCGAGGAAAAGGACATAGGAGCTTTTGAGCGGGAAAAGCGGGAACTTATGCGAGCTACCCTGAGATTCCGGGTCAGAGAATTCAGGGATGCAGAAGAGCTTGCAGAGCTTGCAGGCAATATAAATAGGCTCAAGAGAGAAGCTTATGAAGACCGCAGGCTAGGGGATGTTTCAAGGCAGCATAAACCCAAGGTTTTCGGGGAAGTAGAATGGCTGCTGAAACTTCAGGCCCTGAACTCCCTCAAGTATAACGGTGGGCACCTCTCGATGCCTGAGAAAAACCAGATCTTAAAAGCTCTGAACTTCGATCCCGATTTCCGAAAGATAGATAACCTCAGGCTTAAATGCCTGAAGCTCGGTTCGGCTCAGAAAACTATCCCTGAACTTGTAAAAGTGCTGGGGTTCGTAAGCCGCCTCTCGTCTTCGGAAACCTACCAGTTCCTCGACAAGAAGAAAAAAGAGCACTGGAAAAGGGAGTTCCTGCCTGCGGTTTACTGGGGCTTCTGTTTTATAGATGATTCTCCTGAACTGAAGGAGCTTTTTGAGTCTACGGAATGGGACAGGCGGGTCAAAAATATTATCCGGCAAAAATAA
- a CDS encoding threonine--tRNA ligase, producing MQLLLIHSDYIEYETKKQTPVAEKIEESLKAGRLEEALTAFMAVESVDEANPEETIEKAVSELEKVATQVKTDRIMLYPYAHLSSDLSSPKVAVKVLKGIETALSGKYEVKRAPFGWYKAFSISCKGHPLSELSRSIRPEGTQKSEGKVEATGAKEEVVSEALKAEGTAKSYWRILTPDGELHEVESFDLTPYPKLQQFVNYEISKSRAVERAPPHVELMRRLEIADYEPGSDSGNMRYYPKGRLIKSLLENYVLDIATDFGAMEVETPIMYDMNHPTLKKYLDRFPARQYSIESDKRQMFLRFAACFGQFLMNHDMTISYRNLPLRMIEMTRYSFRKEQRGELVGLRRLRAFTMPDMHSLCEDMDQAVDQFKKQYDLCIDVLENVGIHIKDYEVAIRFTRDFYESNKELVVNMARTVDKPVLVEMWDTRFFYFVLKFEFNFVDALAKASALSTVQIDVENAERYDISYVNADGKLERPTVLHCSPSGAIERCIYALLEKAAMETEEGKVPMLPVWLSPTQVRIVPISEKHVAFAEEIAQKLDCRVDIDDRDLSIGKKVREAGREWIPYVVVIGDKEVEDNTINVTIRAESEQNKPKKVQITTEELNARIKGEIAGKPYRKLPLSKYLSERPKFV from the coding sequence ATGCAGTTATTGCTCATTCACTCTGATTATATTGAATACGAAACCAAAAAACAAACTCCAGTTGCTGAAAAAATTGAAGAGTCCTTAAAGGCCGGCAGGCTTGAGGAAGCACTTACCGCTTTTATGGCTGTTGAAAGTGTAGATGAGGCAAATCCTGAGGAAACTATAGAAAAGGCGGTTTCTGAACTTGAAAAGGTAGCTACCCAGGTCAAAACCGACCGTATAATGCTCTATCCTTATGCTCATCTAAGTTCTGACCTTTCTTCTCCGAAAGTTGCAGTAAAGGTACTCAAAGGCATAGAGACTGCGCTCTCAGGAAAATACGAGGTCAAGCGTGCTCCTTTCGGGTGGTATAAGGCTTTTAGTATTAGCTGTAAAGGGCACCCGCTTTCCGAACTCTCCAGGAGCATACGCCCTGAAGGAACTCAAAAGTCAGAAGGCAAAGTAGAAGCAACCGGGGCAAAAGAAGAGGTTGTTTCCGAAGCCCTTAAAGCCGAAGGTACGGCAAAGTCTTACTGGCGCATCCTTACTCCTGATGGAGAACTTCACGAAGTTGAGAGTTTCGACCTTACGCCTTACCCCAAACTCCAGCAGTTTGTAAACTACGAAATTTCCAAGAGCAGAGCTGTTGAGCGTGCTCCTCCTCATGTGGAGCTTATGCGGAGGCTTGAGATTGCGGACTATGAACCAGGGTCTGATTCCGGAAACATGCGTTATTATCCGAAAGGGAGGCTTATAAAGTCCCTTCTTGAGAATTATGTGCTTGATATCGCAACCGACTTTGGGGCAATGGAAGTTGAAACTCCTATCATGTATGACATGAACCATCCGACTCTTAAGAAATATCTGGACAGGTTCCCTGCAAGGCAGTACTCCATTGAGTCAGACAAGAGGCAGATGTTCCTGCGTTTTGCAGCCTGTTTCGGGCAGTTCCTTATGAACCACGACATGACGATTTCCTACAGGAACCTGCCTCTTCGGATGATCGAAATGACCCGTTACAGTTTCAGAAAGGAACAGCGGGGAGAACTTGTGGGCTTGAGAAGGCTCAGAGCTTTTACCATGCCTGATATGCACAGCCTTTGCGAGGACATGGACCAGGCTGTAGACCAGTTCAAAAAACAGTATGACCTCTGCATTGATGTGCTTGAAAATGTGGGAATCCATATTAAGGATTATGAAGTAGCCATCCGCTTTACCAGGGACTTTTACGAGTCGAATAAAGAGCTTGTAGTCAATATGGCAAGGACCGTCGACAAACCTGTGCTTGTTGAAATGTGGGACACCCGCTTCTTCTATTTCGTGCTCAAATTCGAGTTTAACTTCGTAGACGCTCTTGCGAAGGCAAGTGCACTTTCCACGGTTCAGATTGATGTCGAAAACGCCGAAAGGTATGACATTTCTTATGTAAATGCTGACGGCAAACTGGAAAGGCCTACCGTGCTTCACTGCTCTCCAAGCGGGGCAATCGAACGCTGCATTTACGCCCTTCTCGAAAAAGCTGCAATGGAAACCGAAGAAGGAAAGGTTCCTATGCTGCCAGTGTGGCTTTCTCCTACCCAGGTCAGGATTGTGCCAATCTCAGAAAAACACGTCGCTTTTGCCGAAGAGATTGCACAGAAGCTGGACTGCAGGGTTGACATTGACGACCGCGACCTGTCAATAGGAAAGAAAGTGAGGGAAGCAGGCAGGGAATGGATCCCTTACGTGGTTGTTATTGGAGATAAAGAAGTCGAGGATAACACCATTAATGTAACCATTCGGGCTGAATCCGAACAGAACAAACCTAAAAAAGTTCAAATTACTACGGAAGAACTTAATGCCCGGATTAAAGGTGAAATTGCAGGAAAACCATACAGAAAACTGCCCCTATCAAAATATCTTTCTGAAAGGCCAAAGTTCGTTTAA
- a CDS encoding AI-2E family transporter — MKLSQNPDGVSQIIASRWKIGAALAVALLLYFAFLILLPLADGIVLGIVFAYIARPIRVKFKKHRKIGALIASLCIFIPIVFIVGAGIVEILNQVSWIIGHKTAVAAVILDFINSLDVPDRIIESINSAIWDLFTSLLPAVGSIGLLSYAQSIGLFVINFLISIIFCYFILADGDRLYCAFLGVIPKEYKEVVNRYAHHLDMILKGIFIGNAYSALIVSVTSVIVFYSFGFSHVLALATLIFIASIVPLFAGYMVLVPLALMRYFELGFKSAAVFFTVSSLIIYGPPELILRPYLTSLQSKIHPMLLMLAFLGGAFVGGIAGFFAAPILLGALVAAYRVYQDHTHPEIVETCTDLKKVGHPSKADSEK; from the coding sequence ATGAAATTGAGCCAAAACCCTGACGGAGTAAGTCAGATCATAGCCAGCCGATGGAAAATAGGAGCAGCACTGGCGGTAGCGCTGCTTCTGTACTTTGCGTTTCTAATTCTGCTGCCCCTCGCAGATGGAATCGTACTGGGCATAGTCTTTGCTTACATTGCCAGGCCTATCCGGGTAAAATTCAAAAAGCACAGAAAAATAGGAGCTCTTATTGCCAGTCTGTGCATATTCATCCCTATAGTGTTTATTGTAGGGGCAGGTATTGTTGAGATCCTTAACCAGGTTTCCTGGATTATTGGACATAAGACGGCAGTTGCGGCAGTGATTCTGGATTTCATAAACTCTCTGGACGTTCCGGATAGAATCATAGAAAGTATTAATTCTGCCATCTGGGACCTCTTTACCTCGTTACTCCCTGCAGTAGGCAGTATAGGGCTCCTTTCATATGCCCAGAGTATCGGTCTATTTGTCATTAATTTTTTAATCTCAATCATTTTCTGCTATTTTATACTCGCTGATGGGGACCGGCTTTACTGCGCATTTCTTGGCGTGATACCAAAAGAGTACAAAGAAGTTGTAAACCGTTACGCGCATCATCTTGACATGATCCTTAAAGGAATTTTCATAGGCAATGCCTATTCTGCTCTAATAGTCAGCGTAACCTCGGTTATTGTTTTCTACTCTTTTGGTTTTTCCCATGTGCTCGCCCTGGCGACCCTTATCTTCATAGCTTCAATAGTTCCTCTTTTTGCTGGGTACATGGTGCTGGTGCCTCTGGCTTTAATGCGATATTTTGAGTTGGGGTTTAAAAGTGCAGCCGTTTTCTTTACAGTATCCTCCCTTATTATCTACGGTCCCCCGGAGCTGATTCTCAGGCCCTATCTGACCAGCCTGCAATCCAAGATTCACCCGATGCTGCTTATGCTTGCCTTCCTTGGCGGGGCTTTTGTCGGAGGAATTGCAGGATTTTTTGCAGCCCCTATTCTTCTCGGGGCTCTGGTTGCGGCTTACAGGGTTTATCAGGACCACACCCATCCCGAAATTGTCGAGACCTGCACAGACCTCAAGAAAGTGGGACACCCAAGTAAGGCTGACTCGGAAAAGTAA
- a CDS encoding phosphoadenosine phosphosulfate reductase domain-containing protein, whose translation MHQKKEKHQPSSSQKHIRNSPDRSSQDRKGSQTLGKGTKNRSLNFKEKTSARKSSGFEKPSEVVTFTKKKSSPRFEYEDDKIFWCGKCNLPLIGEECGICGRKGEVLQLSQPADVRFCSPYEREIIDRQLHSAFGCNPLGDKLILLNKIPGEDKTDEVLVDGFIFGILRFELSKMDYSFEPSLQGAKILLKNARGRKVELKKTNRHLNGKSVTVESIEAFDSNKKAGDFVLVTAGSLTGYGVSYIDGADFSDLKNLPEPENRTELESSSGAKTKVESSSGAETKVLRIRKVDSSEASLRPETPDLAACIEANKKHLQALGKNAINTIRGIISRKEYRNLPVYVSFSGGKDSLVVLDLARSSLKQRELKAFFLNTGIEFPETIEFVRNFCQEKEIPLIEANAGSAFREQVGKFGPPAKDFRWCCKVCKLASAGDFETGKEALSQEGTIGGVAYLTIDGKRKHESFSRARIAASETNPFVPAQLNIFPIRDWKAIEVWLYIHWRQLSYNPLYDLGFERVGCWLCPSALAAEYARVKDLHPEMYAKWNAFLLDWAKSRGLSEEFIEHGFWRWKELPPKMLKLAEELGISVLAREKTEDFEIEVVSGISPCRAGGYSIEASVKGIRENEAAGFINVLGNTVYAEDLGMLLVKTGTGTVKFFSNGNLLASSETKEKAISLFKEAAKQFTRLSRCTGCGICVKACPVGAASLEGKTPHVNEACIRCGKCTESCVVTRYFDKLVPDLNQKLKV comes from the coding sequence ATGCATCAGAAAAAAGAAAAACACCAGCCTTCCAGCTCGCAAAAACATATAAGAAACAGTCCAGATAGAAGCAGCCAAGACAGAAAAGGTTCGCAAACCCTTGGAAAAGGGACAAAAAATAGGTCTCTGAACTTTAAAGAAAAAACCTCTGCAAGGAAGAGCTCTGGATTTGAAAAGCCGTCAGAAGTGGTAACTTTTACAAAGAAAAAGTCCTCTCCACGTTTCGAGTATGAAGACGATAAAATTTTCTGGTGCGGAAAATGTAACCTTCCCCTGATAGGGGAAGAATGTGGAATATGCGGCCGCAAAGGGGAAGTCCTTCAGCTCTCCCAACCTGCCGACGTCCGTTTTTGTTCTCCTTACGAGCGAGAAATCATAGACAGGCAGCTTCACTCAGCTTTTGGTTGCAATCCCCTTGGAGATAAGCTCATTCTTCTAAACAAAATACCCGGAGAAGACAAAACTGATGAGGTGCTCGTAGATGGCTTTATTTTCGGAATTCTCCGGTTTGAGCTTTCAAAAATGGATTACAGTTTTGAACCTTCCCTCCAGGGTGCAAAAATTCTCCTTAAAAATGCCAGAGGCAGGAAAGTCGAGCTTAAGAAAACAAATCGGCACCTTAACGGAAAAAGTGTCACAGTAGAATCTATTGAAGCCTTTGACAGCAATAAAAAAGCAGGAGACTTTGTCCTTGTTACTGCAGGCAGCCTGACAGGTTATGGGGTTTCTTATATTGACGGCGCGGACTTTTCGGACCTGAAAAACCTGCCTGAGCCCGAGAACCGGACTGAATTGGAATCTTCAAGCGGAGCCAAGACAAAAGTGGAATCTTCAAGTGGAGCCGAAACAAAAGTTCTCAGGATAAGGAAGGTTGACAGCAGTGAAGCGTCACTTCGCCCTGAGACTCCTGATCTTGCGGCATGCATCGAAGCAAACAAAAAGCATCTCCAGGCTCTTGGGAAGAACGCAATCAATACTATTCGCGGAATTATTTCCAGGAAAGAATACCGAAATCTGCCTGTCTATGTCTCTTTCAGCGGCGGTAAAGACAGTCTTGTGGTGCTTGACCTGGCGCGGTCTTCCCTTAAGCAAAGGGAGCTAAAAGCTTTCTTCCTGAACACCGGGATTGAGTTTCCGGAAACTATCGAGTTTGTACGAAATTTTTGCCAGGAAAAGGAAATTCCACTCATCGAAGCAAATGCAGGTTCCGCTTTTCGAGAGCAGGTCGGAAAATTCGGGCCTCCTGCAAAGGATTTCCGCTGGTGCTGCAAGGTCTGCAAGCTGGCATCAGCAGGGGATTTCGAGACAGGAAAAGAAGCACTTTCTCAAGAAGGGACTATTGGCGGCGTGGCTTATCTCACAATTGATGGCAAGCGCAAGCACGAATCTTTCTCAAGGGCAAGGATTGCAGCAAGTGAGACGAATCCTTTTGTCCCTGCCCAGCTCAACATCTTTCCCATAAGGGATTGGAAGGCAATTGAGGTGTGGCTTTACATACACTGGAGACAACTTTCCTACAATCCTCTCTATGACCTTGGCTTTGAAAGGGTAGGCTGCTGGCTTTGCCCATCCGCCCTCGCTGCCGAGTACGCCAGGGTAAAAGACCTGCACCCCGAAATGTATGCGAAGTGGAACGCTTTTCTACTGGACTGGGCGAAGTCCAGAGGGCTTTCCGAAGAATTCATAGAGCATGGGTTCTGGCGCTGGAAAGAACTGCCTCCCAAGATGCTAAAACTGGCCGAAGAGTTAGGGATTTCCGTGCTTGCCAGAGAAAAAACTGAAGACTTTGAAATTGAAGTCGTGTCAGGAATTTCTCCCTGCCGGGCAGGCGGCTATTCAATAGAAGCATCTGTGAAAGGTATCAGGGAAAACGAAGCTGCAGGTTTTATCAATGTCCTCGGAAACACGGTTTATGCGGAAGACCTCGGGATGTTGCTGGTCAAAACCGGGACCGGAACTGTAAAGTTTTTTTCGAACGGGAATCTGCTTGCAAGTTCGGAAACAAAGGAAAAAGCGATTTCACTTTTTAAAGAAGCTGCAAAGCAGTTTACAAGGCTTTCCCGCTGTACCGGATGCGGGATTTGTGTAAAAGCCTGTCCGGTCGGGGCGGCTTCTCTCGAAGGAAAAACGCCACATGTAAACGAAGCCTGTATCAGATGTGGAAAATGTACAGAGTCCTGTGTGGTAACCAGATATTTTGATAAACTTGTACCTGACCTGAATCAAAAGTTAAAAGTGTGA
- a CDS encoding right-handed parallel beta-helix repeat-containing protein, whose translation MTGRCLRYIRQNWTETRFYITIFILLIILDLIIVYILIQSRSPPTPSNTSSLTPSNTSSLTPSNVTVWVTGDRSGNFTCDGSNDQVEINQAFAYVAENPQFTTVHLKGPNTYLISDTIFIGNNTTLEGDPTAVIKLIDRADWPVFKPLITQINSTEIHGVTIKGFEIDGNHDNNLDKPKGYGYYNMIHFRNSRDLQVHNMYMHDGHGEALKVDNSSNIQFYNNSVYKMGHNGLFAENCQNVESWNNNITVRTDCGLRSRNSNHVKFHDNLIDSFYHWSAGGPGILIEKTTAVVNDVEVYNNTIQNTYGPGIWLIGCCRSYPRDEAKNVYIYHNIFYKTGTNPNIDWVGGIVTSGFYDTLIENNTFDGVYHGAIIQMYPTGTHIYPSYNNSGHIDLSPKGTGYTTTARNNIIANTKQRKKDPDGTGYGVTNYLPETHTITLENNCLYNNYAGNYMNCTSTTDIYVDPVHLNQNIGAGYFSEEFQESINQTMINSILIKRCS comes from the coding sequence ATGACTGGAAGGTGTCTCAGGTATATACGGCAGAACTGGACAGAAACAAGATTTTACATTACAATTTTCATTCTCTTGATTATACTGGATTTAATAATTGTTTACATACTAATACAGTCCAGATCTCCGCCCACACCATCAAATACCTCTTCACTTACACCATCAAATACCTCTTCACTTACGCCATCAAATGTTACTGTATGGGTAACTGGCGATAGGAGTGGGAACTTCACCTGCGATGGGAGCAATGATCAGGTGGAAATAAATCAAGCTTTTGCATATGTTGCAGAAAACCCGCAGTTCACAACCGTTCATTTGAAAGGGCCGAACACATACCTTATATCAGATACTATTTTCATCGGAAATAATACTACCCTGGAAGGAGACCCTACAGCCGTAATTAAACTTATAGACAGGGCAGACTGGCCAGTATTTAAGCCCCTTATAACGCAGATTAACAGTACCGAAATACATGGAGTTACTATAAAAGGATTTGAAATCGACGGAAATCACGACAACAATCTGGATAAACCGAAAGGGTATGGATATTACAACATGATTCATTTCCGCAACTCCAGAGACCTTCAAGTTCATAATATGTATATGCACGATGGGCATGGAGAAGCATTGAAAGTAGACAATAGTTCCAATATCCAGTTTTACAATAACAGCGTATATAAAATGGGGCATAACGGGCTTTTTGCCGAAAACTGCCAGAATGTAGAGAGCTGGAATAATAACATAACAGTCAGGACTGACTGCGGCCTTAGATCAAGGAATTCTAACCATGTAAAATTCCATGATAACCTGATAGATTCCTTTTACCACTGGAGTGCGGGAGGACCTGGAATTCTGATTGAGAAAACAACAGCTGTCGTTAACGACGTAGAAGTATACAATAATACTATTCAGAATACTTATGGGCCTGGAATCTGGTTGATAGGCTGTTGTAGGTCTTATCCAAGAGATGAGGCTAAGAATGTATATATTTATCACAATATTTTCTACAAAACCGGCACTAATCCTAATATTGACTGGGTGGGGGGCATAGTGACAAGCGGCTTTTACGATACCCTCATTGAAAACAATACTTTTGATGGGGTATATCATGGTGCAATTATTCAGATGTACCCTACAGGTACTCACATTTATCCCTCATATAATAACTCAGGCCACATTGACCTTTCACCTAAAGGTACAGGATATACAACAACTGCTCGCAATAATATTATCGCAAATACCAAACAACGCAAAAAAGATCCAGATGGAACCGGGTATGGAGTAACTAATTATTTGCCTGAAACACATACCATTACGCTTGAAAATAACTGTCTGTACAATAACTATGCAGGTAACTATATGAACTGCACGTCAACCACTGATATCTATGTAGATCCTGTACATTTAAACCAGAACATTGGAGCCGGATATTTTTCAGAAGAGTTTCAAGAATCAATTAACCAGACCATGATAAATTCCATTTTAATAAAACGATGCTCATAA
- a CDS encoding class I SAM-dependent methyltransferase, whose product MSEIDWESQEGAERYDRNCDHQFQKGKALIEMMGIKKGDSVLDIGCGTGQQAVNVLGIIGSAGQLTGIDPSSYRIELARKKFSRDSTSNIRFFVGQAEALSFVPDNSIDHAYFCSSFHWVDDKKTALCEIYRVLRPGGRVGMTTLDRNSSSTMKTLADPILAKYHIERNQELHRRMKKVTATELRDLLSDAGFDSISIEPRDIPWKYGSPEEFLKHLEEKDSSEGLLTDIPSEIREKIRQEITEEFRKAQVSEIAGYGNVTLFATATKTKEGL is encoded by the coding sequence ATGAGTGAAATTGACTGGGAGTCCCAGGAGGGTGCCGAAAGGTATGACCGGAATTGCGATCATCAGTTCCAGAAAGGCAAAGCACTGATAGAAATGATGGGAATAAAAAAAGGGGATTCGGTGCTTGATATAGGCTGCGGGACAGGGCAGCAGGCTGTGAATGTTCTGGGAATCATAGGGTCGGCTGGTCAGCTCACGGGTATTGATCCTTCATCTTATCGTATTGAACTTGCACGGAAAAAATTTAGCAGAGACTCCACCAGCAACATCCGTTTTTTTGTAGGACAGGCTGAGGCCCTCAGTTTCGTGCCTGACAATTCAATCGATCATGCATATTTCTGTTCCTCATTCCACTGGGTTGACGACAAGAAAACTGCCCTATGTGAGATATACCGGGTCCTTCGGCCGGGAGGCAGGGTGGGGATGACCACACTTGACAGAAACAGCTCCAGCACCATGAAGACACTTGCAGATCCTATTCTTGCAAAATATCACATTGAAAGGAATCAGGAATTGCATAGAAGGATGAAAAAGGTTACTGCAACAGAACTCCGGGATCTCCTGTCGGACGCAGGCTTTGACAGTATATCAATCGAGCCAAGGGATATCCCCTGGAAGTATGGTTCTCCTGAAGAGTTTTTAAAGCACCTGGAAGAAAAAGACAGCTCTGAGGGCCTGCTGACGGACATTCCTTCCGAGATAAGGGAGAAAATCAGACAGGAGATCACTGAAGAGTTCAGGAAAGCACAAGTTTCGGAAATTGCCGGTTATGGGAATGTTACACTGTTTGCAACTGCAACAAAAACGAAAGAGGGGCTGTAA
- a CDS encoding VOC family protein has protein sequence MPGVIHFEIYAGDIARAKKFYQDVFGWKIERSESSMEYWNVITGKENEPGIDGGLMKRQGMEPKANTPISTYICTIDVPDIDEYLNRIQKHGGKITMEKRPIRGVGWYAYCLDTERNIFGIMQSDPSVR, from the coding sequence ATGCCAGGAGTAATTCATTTTGAGATATATGCAGGAGACATTGCGAGGGCTAAGAAATTCTATCAGGATGTATTCGGCTGGAAAATCGAGAGATCGGAAAGTTCAATGGAATACTGGAATGTAATCACCGGCAAGGAAAATGAGCCAGGAATCGACGGTGGCCTTATGAAAAGGCAAGGAATGGAACCAAAGGCAAATACGCCGATAAGTACCTATATCTGCACAATAGACGTCCCGGATATTGATGAATACCTGAACAGGATACAAAAGCACGGTGGAAAAATCACTATGGAAAAAAGACCAATACGTGGAGTCGGCTGGTACGCATATTGCCTCGACACCGAGAGGAACATATTCGGGATAATGCAGTCGGACCCGAGTGTTAGATAA